The following are encoded in a window of Fibrobacter sp. UWB13 genomic DNA:
- a CDS encoding OmpH family outer membrane protein — translation MIRKLIVLLSVVFACASFAEDGLRIAHVDSKIIFDGFKGTKKAQEEYDRQVAKWEQQANLLQKELAAIKEKLDKQVLMLSDEKKRELEAEYNKKDTELKSFIDRVYGRNGELITENEKVSAPIIQLIRKAVNEIALQEGYDMVIDRATGAVLFWKKENDLTNKVLNYLNNR, via the coding sequence ATGATTCGCAAGTTGATCGTTTTACTTTCGGTAGTCTTTGCATGCGCTAGCTTTGCCGAAGATGGTCTTCGCATTGCTCATGTGGATTCAAAGATTATCTTTGACGGATTCAAGGGCACCAAGAAGGCTCAGGAAGAATACGACCGCCAGGTGGCTAAGTGGGAACAGCAGGCGAACCTCTTGCAGAAGGAACTTGCCGCTATCAAGGAAAAGCTCGATAAGCAAGTCCTGATGCTCTCGGACGAAAAGAAGCGCGAACTTGAAGCCGAGTACAACAAGAAGGATACGGAACTCAAATCGTTCATCGACCGCGTCTATGGCCGTAACGGTGAGCTCATCACTGAAAACGAAAAGGTGAGTGCCCCGATTATCCAGCTTATCCGCAAGGCAGTAAACGAAATTGCTTTGCAGGAAGGCTATGACATGGTCATTGACCGTGCTACCGGTGCCGTTCTCTTCTGGAAGAAGGAAAACGACCTTACGAACAAGGTGCTGAATTATCTGAATAATAGATAG